One Kryptolebias marmoratus isolate JLee-2015 linkage group LG21, ASM164957v2, whole genome shotgun sequence DNA segment encodes these proteins:
- the LOC108228828 gene encoding sialic acid-binding Ig-like lectin 13: protein MLVKVMINIMSLSFLLTAGTSQAGCPNNILLFITVPKPLEALSGSCLHVPCSFRAKDGGNFDGTKSVFGVWLKNGQWDLKNTVFNSSKSVNIYPMNITGDLKQKDCSTLFFDLNNTFTDSYYFRYESESFKATAACNSLQITVTDSAWSPSIKISGGLKDLKEKESVSITCSAWTPCPHSPPELTWNLQQDSQKTEKNPDGTFTTKIQETITLSDTHDGSNISCSVRYPVDGGKRNETAETNLPLSVSYAPKDTSASISPSGLVSPGSWVELSCSSRAKPPVRTFTWFRNTTDGPVNVSDEKVYVYNVTEGGEFYCVATNDLGNQTSAVIHLKLGGSLDKSLPWGPIVGGIVGAILLILLILIIVCLRRRKKRSPSVQQLQDQTSKEDVVQNPTKETEAEEIHYGEFKFSNQASEPPSTSSKELDTVYAQVKVSETANPSTQTAERPEDFYAQVKVSETANPSTQTAGRPEDLYAQVKKN from the exons ATGTTGGTGAAAGTTATGATAAACATCATGTCACTGAGTTTCCTCCTTACTGCAG GCACTTCACAGGCTGGTTGTCCTAATAATATactcctcttcatcactgttCCAAAACCCCTGGAGGCTCTGAGTGGATCTTGTTTACACGTCCCATGTAGCTttagagctaaagatggaggaAACTTTGATGGTACAAAAAGTGTCTTTGGAGTGTGGCTCAAGAACGGCCAATGGGATCTAAAAAATACCGTTTTCAACAGCAGTAAATCAGTTAACATCTATCCAATGAACATCACTGGAGACCTGAAACAGAAAGACTGCAGCACTTTGTTTTTTGACCTAAACAACACTTTTACAGACAGCTACTACTTCAGATATGAGAGCGAATCCTTTAAGGCAACAGCTGCTTGTAATTCTCTTCAAATAACAGTGACAG ATTCTGCTTGGAGTCCCAGCATTAAGATCTCAGGTGGTCTGAAGGATCTGAAGGAGAAGGAGTCTGTCTCTATAACCTGCTCAGCTTGGACTCCCTGTCCACACTCACCTCCTGAACTCACCTGGAATctccaacaagactctcagaaaacagagaagaaccCAGATGGAACCTTTACAACTAAAATCCAGGAGACCATCACTCTGTCAGACACACATGATGGATCCAACATCAGCTGTTCTGTCAGATATCCTGTGGATGGAGGGAAACGTAACGagacagcagaaacaaatctgCCTCTCAGTGTTTCCT ATGCTCCTAAAGACACCTCAGCATCCATCAGTCCATCAGGTTTGGTGTCACCAGGTAGCTGGGTGGAGCTGAGCTGCTCCAGCAGAGCCAAGCCTCCCGTCAGAACCTTCACCTGGTTCAGGAACACCACAGATGGACCTGTTAATGTTTCTGATGAGAAGGTTTATGTCTACAACGTCACTGAGGGAGGAGAGTTTTACTGTGTGGCCACAAATGATCTGGGTAATCAGACATCAGCAGTGATCCATCTTAAATTAGGAG GTTCATTAGATAAATCTCTACCCTGGGGACCAATCGTTGGAGGAATTGTTGGAGCCATTTTACTGATTCTGTTGATTTT AATTATCGTGTGTTTGAGGCGAAGGAAGAAGAGAAGTCCATCTGTACAacagctgcag GATCAAACCAGCAAAGAAGACGTTGTTCAAAACcccacaaaagaaacagaagcagaagaaatcCATTACGGAGAATTTAAGTTCTCTAATCAGGCATCTGAGCCACCCTCCACCAGCTCAAAGGAGCTGGATACCGTCTACGCCCAAGTTAAAGTGTCTGAGACCGCAAACCCTTCAACACAGACCGCTGAACGTCCAGAAGATTTCTACGCCCAAGTTAAAGTGTCTGAGACTGCAAACCCCTCAACACAGACCGCTGGACGTCCAGAAGATCTCTACGCTCAAGTGAAGAAaaattga